The Streptomyces sp. NBC_00162 sequence TGCACCGAGATCCCGGCCGAGATCACCAGCGCGAGCGGCCCGAAGCGGGATCCCCCGGCGGGGACCCCGGCGGGGACCCCGGCGGGGACCGCGGCGGCGGGGGGTGCGGTGGTGGCGCTGGTGGCCGTCGGGGGCGCGGAGGGTGCGGGCATCTGTCCAGATTAGTGGGTCGTAAGGAGTGTTGCCACGTCTCTCGCCTTACACACCGTCATACCCGCCGTTGTCCCGTCTCACCCGCCGTCCAGTCCCTCGGCCAGGAGTTCTGCCAGGTGGCGGGCCCGGACTCCGCCCAGCTGGGCGATCTGGGTGCGGCAGGAGAACCCGTCGGCCTGGACCACGGCGTCCCGCGGAGCCGCGCGCAGCGACGGGAGCAGCTGCTCCTGCGCGCACGCCACCGACACCTCGTGGTGGCCCGGCTCGAAGCCGAAGTTGCCGGCCAGGCCGCAGCAGCCGCCGCTGAGCTCGCCGGTGAGCCCGGCCCGCTCCCGCAGCCGCCGGTCGGCGGCGTCGCCGAGCACCGCGTGCTGATGGCAGTGGGTCTGCCCGGTCACCGGCCGGTCGAGGCGGGGCGGCTGCCAGTGCGGCGCGTGCTCCTCCAGGGTCTCGGCGAAGGTGCGGACGGCTGCCGCCAGCTGCCTGGCCCGGGGGTCGCCGGGGAGCAGGGCGGGCAGGTCGGTGCGCAGGGCCGCGGCGCAGCTGGGTTCCAGGACCACGACGGGGCCCTGGATTTCGCCGATGGCGTCCAGGGTGCGGTGGAGGACCTTGCGGGCGCGGTCGAGGCGGCCGGTGGAGACGTAGGTCAGTGCGCAGCACACCTGGCCCGTGGGGACGGTGACGGTGAGGCCGGCGGCCTCCAGGACGCGGACCGCCGCACGGCCGACCTCGGGGGTCAGGTACTCGGTGAACGTGTCCGGCCAGAGGGTCACGACGGGGGACGGGGCTGGGACGGGGGACGGGACAGGGGCCGGGACAGGGGCCGGGGCGGGGCCCCGCGCGGCTGAACGACGCCACCGGCGCGTGAACGGCTCGGCCGCAAGGGGCGGCAGCGCCCGTTCCCTGGCCAGGCCCGGGACGCGGACCAACCGCGCCAGCACGTTCGCCACCCGCGCCCCGCGCAGGCGGGCGATCAGGCGGAGCCAGTCCGGCAGGCCTCCCAGGGCATAGTGCGCGAGCGGGCGGACGCGGCCCGCCCAGTGGTGGTGCAGGAACTCCGCCTTGTAAAAGGCCATGTCCACGCCCACCGGGCAGTCGCTGAGGCACCCCTTGCAGCCCAGGCACAGGTCCAGCGCCTCGGCGACCTCCGCCGAGCGCCAGCCGTCCCGTACGACCTCCCCCGCCAGCATCTCGTGCAGCAGCCGGGCCCGACCCCGCGTGGAGTGCCGCTCCTCCCCCGTGGCCCGGTACGACGGGCACATCACCCCCGGCCCGCCGGTGTCCGCCGAACGGCACTTCGCGACGCCCACGCACCGGGCCACGTCCCCCGCGAAGGGCGTCTGCGGCAGGACCGCGAAGCGGAGGTTCTCGTCGAGGCGCGCCGGCCGGACCAGCATCCCCGGGTTCATCCCGCCCGCCGGGTCCCACACGTCCTTGTACGCGCCGAACAGCCGCACCACCTCGTCCCCGTACATCCTCGGCAGCAGCTCCGCCCGCGCCTGCCCGTCCCCGTGCTCCCCGGACAGCGAGCCCCCGTGCGCCACCACCAGATCCGCCATGTCGGACGAGAAGGCCCGGAAGCGGGCGACCCCTTCCGCCGACACCAGGTCGAAGTCGATCCGTACGTGCACGCAGCCCTCGCCGAAGTGCCCGTACGGGGATCCGCGCAGCCCGTGTGCCGCCAGCAGGGCGCGGAACTCCCGCAGGTACGCCCCCAGCCGGGCCGGCGGCACCGCGCAGTCCTCCCACCCGGGCCAGGCCATGTCCCCTCCCGGCATCCGCGTCGCCGTGCCCGCCGCGTCCTCCCGGATCCGCCACAGCGCCCGCTGCCCCGCCGGGTCGGTGACCAGCACCGCGTCGAGCGCGTCGGCGCCCCGTACGAGCTCCCGCGCCGCGCCCTCGTCCCGCATCTCCACGAACAGCCAGGCCCCGCCCCTCGGCAGTCCCACGGCCCCGCGCACCAGGTCCTGCGCCATCCCCTCCACCGTGAGCGGCCGGTACGGCAGCAGCCCGGCGGCCGCGTCCGCCGCCGCGCTCTCGTCTCCGTACCCCAGGACCACCAGCACCGGCGCGGGCGGCAGTTCCACCAGGCGCACCACCGCCTCGGTGACCACCCCGAGCGTGCCCTCGCTCCCGCAGAACGCCCGCGCGAGCTGCACACCCCGCTCGGGCAGCAGCGCGTCCAGTCCCCCGTAACCGGAGATCCGCCGGGAGAAGCCGCCCGCCATCCCGGTGCGCAGCACCGCCAGGTTCCCCTCGACCAGCTCCTGCAGGCCCCGCGGCGCCCCCGGCCAGCCCGTCCCGATCCGGTGGACCGTGCCCCCGTACGCCGTCACCGCCAGCTCGGCCACGTTGTCCGCGGTGGTCCCCCAGGCCACCGAGTGGGCCCCGCACGCGTTGTTGCCGATCATGCCGCCGAGGGTGCAGCGGGAGTGCGTGGAGGGGTCCGGGCCGAAGGTCAGGCCGTACGGGCGCACCGCCTCCCGCAGCCGGTCCAGGACCAGCCCGGGCTGCACGACGGCGGTGCGCGCGGCCGGGTCCACGGAGACCAGGGCGTTCATGTGCCGGGTGAGGTCGAGCACCACGCCCACCCCCGTGGCCTGGCCGGCGATGGAGGTCCCGCCGCCGCGCGGGACGACCGGGACCCCGGCCCCGGCGCACACGCGCAGCGCGGCCGCCACGTCGTCGGCGTCGCGCGGGCTGACCACGCCGACCGGCACGCGCCGGTAGTTCGAGGCGTCCATGGTCACCAGCGCCCGGGCCGCGGCACCGAAGTCCACCTCCCCGCGCAGCTCCGCCCGCAAGGTCCGTTCGAGTTCCCCGGGTGTCGTCACGGCGTCAACCCTGCCACCGTCCCGGTCTCACGGTGCGTCTCATCGGGTGGACGCGCTGCCGAAGCGCGGACCGGGACCGGATACGCTCCGCTCGTGGCTGAGATCCAGATTCCCGCTGACATCAAGCCCGCCGACGGACGCTTCGGCGCGGGCCCCTCCAAGGTGCGGACCGAGGCGCTGGACGCCCTCGCCGCCACCGGTACCTCCCTGCTCGGAACCTCACACCGCCAGGCCCCGGTCAAGAACCTGGTCGGCTCGGTCCGCCAGGGCATCCGGGACCTCTTCTCCCTCCCCGAGGGCTACGAGGTGATCCTGGGCAACGGCGGCTCCACCGCCTTCTGGGACATCGCGACCGCCGGTCTGATCGAGCGGAAGTCCCAGCACCTCACCTTCGGCGAGTTCTCCTCGAAGTTCGCCACGGCCGCGAAGCTCGCGCCGTGGCTGGACGCGCCGTCCGTGATCTCCTCCGAGCCGGGCACACACCCCGAGCCGGTGGCCGAGGCGGGCGTGGACGTGTACGCGTACACCCACAACGAGACCTCGACGGGTGTCGCGGCGCCCATCAAGCGCGTCGCGGGCGCGGACGCCGGTTCGCTCGTCCTGGTGGACGCGACCTCGGGCGCCGGCGGTCTGCCGGTGGACATCACCGAGACCGACGTCTACTACTTCGCCCCGCAGAAGTCCTTCGCCTCGGACGGCGGCCTGTGGCTGGCCGCGTTCTCCCCCGCCGCCCTGGAGCGCGCCGCGCGCGTGCACGCCTCCGGCAGCCGGCACATCCCGGAGTTCTTCTCGCTGCCGACGGCGATCGACAACTCGCTGAAGAACCAGACGTACAACACCCCGGCGCTGTCCACCCTCTTCCTGCTGAACGAGCAGCTGGAGTGGATGAACAGCCAGGGCGGTCTGGAGTTCACGACCGGGCGTACGGCGGCCAGCGCGCGCAACCTGTACGGCTGGGCCGAGGCCTCGAAGTACGCGAACCCGTTCGTCGTGGACGCCGACAAGCGCTCCGCCGTCATCGGCACGATCGACTTCTCGGACGACATCGACGCGGCGGCCATCGCCAAGGTGCTGCGCGCCAACGGGATCGTGGACACCGAGCCGTACCGCAAGCTCGGCCGCAACCAGCTCCGCATCGCGATGTTCCCGGCGATCGACCCGGCGGACGTGCAGGCGCTGACCGCGTGCATCGACCACGTGATCGAGAAGCTCTAAGAATCGGCCGCGGAGCCCCCGGTGACCTCGTGTCACCGGGGGCTCCTGCGTACGCGGCGGCCCGGGGCGCGGAGGTCAACGGGATGCCGGGGAACGCCGACGTGGTGGTGTCCGCCCACCTCACGGGCGAGGAGCAGCCCCGTACGCGGTACCTTCAGGAGTTCTTTGAAGGCAGCACAGCGTGGAGGCAGCGGCGTGAGCGTGCGAGTGACGGCGGCCCAGAGCGGCGTGGACCCCTTCGGCACGGCCCGGCTGCGGCGCGGGGTGCTCGACGCCTGGGGCGCGGGCCCGGCCCGCTTCCGCGAGGACGCCAACGCCGAGGAGGACCTGGCACTCGGCGGCTACCGCGACCGGCTCGTCGTCGAGCTGGCCCAGAACGCCGCCGACGCCGCCGCCCGCGCCCGGGTGCCCGGCCGGCTGCGGCTCACCCTGCACGCGGGCGAGGGCGGGCACG is a genomic window containing:
- a CDS encoding FAD-binding and (Fe-S)-binding domain-containing protein, with amino-acid sequence MTTPGELERTLRAELRGEVDFGAAARALVTMDASNYRRVPVGVVSPRDADDVAAALRVCAGAGVPVVPRGGGTSIAGQATGVGVVLDLTRHMNALVSVDPAARTAVVQPGLVLDRLREAVRPYGLTFGPDPSTHSRCTLGGMIGNNACGAHSVAWGTTADNVAELAVTAYGGTVHRIGTGWPGAPRGLQELVEGNLAVLRTGMAGGFSRRISGYGGLDALLPERGVQLARAFCGSEGTLGVVTEAVVRLVELPPAPVLVVLGYGDESAAADAAAGLLPYRPLTVEGMAQDLVRGAVGLPRGGAWLFVEMRDEGAARELVRGADALDAVLVTDPAGQRALWRIREDAAGTATRMPGGDMAWPGWEDCAVPPARLGAYLREFRALLAAHGLRGSPYGHFGEGCVHVRIDFDLVSAEGVARFRAFSSDMADLVVAHGGSLSGEHGDGQARAELLPRMYGDEVVRLFGAYKDVWDPAGGMNPGMLVRPARLDENLRFAVLPQTPFAGDVARCVGVAKCRSADTGGPGVMCPSYRATGEERHSTRGRARLLHEMLAGEVVRDGWRSAEVAEALDLCLGCKGCLSDCPVGVDMAFYKAEFLHHHWAGRVRPLAHYALGGLPDWLRLIARLRGARVANVLARLVRVPGLARERALPPLAAEPFTRRWRRSAARGPAPAPVPAPVPSPVPAPSPVVTLWPDTFTEYLTPEVGRAAVRVLEAAGLTVTVPTGQVCCALTYVSTGRLDRARKVLHRTLDAIGEIQGPVVVLEPSCAAALRTDLPALLPGDPRARQLAAAVRTFAETLEEHAPHWQPPRLDRPVTGQTHCHQHAVLGDAADRRLRERAGLTGELSGGCCGLAGNFGFEPGHHEVSVACAQEQLLPSLRAAPRDAVVQADGFSCRTQIAQLGGVRARHLAELLAEGLDGG
- the serC gene encoding phosphoserine transaminase — protein: MAEIQIPADIKPADGRFGAGPSKVRTEALDALAATGTSLLGTSHRQAPVKNLVGSVRQGIRDLFSLPEGYEVILGNGGSTAFWDIATAGLIERKSQHLTFGEFSSKFATAAKLAPWLDAPSVISSEPGTHPEPVAEAGVDVYAYTHNETSTGVAAPIKRVAGADAGSLVLVDATSGAGGLPVDITETDVYYFAPQKSFASDGGLWLAAFSPAALERAARVHASGSRHIPEFFSLPTAIDNSLKNQTYNTPALSTLFLLNEQLEWMNSQGGLEFTTGRTAASARNLYGWAEASKYANPFVVDADKRSAVIGTIDFSDDIDAAAIAKVLRANGIVDTEPYRKLGRNQLRIAMFPAIDPADVQALTACIDHVIEKL